A region from the Variovorax paradoxus genome encodes:
- a CDS encoding efflux RND transporter periplasmic adaptor subunit, translated as MSNNKQKLSSVARKGLWPAVTGLTALLAVAAAVLGMHSFKAEATAPAAAQQGTPVSVATVASSEINAWDEFSGRLEAVQRVDVRSRVAGAVQAVHFREGALVKQGDLLITIDPAPYAAEVERAEAQVASAQARQAFSRSEQERAKRLWDEQAIAQREYDERVNAAREAEANLRAAQASLQSARLNLGYTQVRAPVPGRIGRIEVTVGNLVAAGPGAPVLTTLVSVSPIYASFDADEQVITRALKDLPSGSSARGQIESIPVQMGTAGLDGTPFNGKLQLIDNQVDARSGTVRVRASFDNKDGALIPGQFARIRMGQARNDSALLVSERAIGTDQNKKFVMVVGEDNKAVYREVTLGASINGLRVVSKGLKAGDRVVVNGLQHIRPGALVVPQNVTMDAKADPKQQQPERVAEAAKS; from the coding sequence ATGTCGAACAACAAGCAAAAACTTTCTTCCGTCGCCCGCAAGGGCCTGTGGCCCGCAGTAACCGGCCTTACCGCACTGCTGGCGGTGGCCGCCGCGGTGCTCGGCATGCACAGCTTCAAGGCTGAGGCCACGGCACCCGCCGCGGCGCAGCAGGGCACGCCGGTGTCGGTCGCGACCGTGGCTTCGAGCGAGATCAATGCCTGGGACGAGTTCTCGGGCCGGCTCGAGGCGGTGCAGCGCGTCGACGTGCGTTCCCGCGTGGCGGGGGCCGTGCAGGCGGTGCACTTCCGCGAAGGCGCACTGGTGAAGCAGGGCGACCTGCTGATCACCATCGACCCCGCGCCGTACGCGGCCGAAGTGGAACGCGCCGAAGCGCAGGTGGCGTCGGCCCAAGCTCGCCAGGCCTTCAGCCGCAGCGAACAGGAACGCGCCAAGCGCCTGTGGGACGAGCAGGCCATCGCCCAGCGCGAATACGACGAGCGCGTGAACGCCGCCCGCGAAGCCGAAGCCAACCTGCGTGCCGCGCAAGCCTCGCTGCAGTCGGCGCGGCTGAACCTGGGCTACACGCAGGTGCGTGCTCCCGTGCCGGGCCGCATCGGCAGGATCGAGGTGACGGTGGGCAACCTGGTGGCCGCCGGCCCCGGCGCGCCGGTGCTGACCACGCTGGTGTCGGTGAGCCCGATCTATGCGAGCTTCGACGCCGACGAGCAGGTGATCACGCGGGCCCTGAAGGACCTGCCGAGCGGCTCCAGTGCCCGCGGCCAGATCGAGAGCATTCCCGTGCAGATGGGCACCGCCGGCCTCGATGGCACGCCCTTCAACGGCAAGCTGCAGCTGATCGACAACCAGGTCGATGCGCGCAGCGGCACGGTGCGTGTGCGTGCCTCCTTCGACAACAAGGACGGCGCGCTCATTCCCGGCCAGTTCGCCCGCATCCGCATGGGCCAGGCGCGCAACGACTCCGCGCTGCTGGTGAGCGAACGCGCCATCGGCACCGACCAGAACAAGAAGTTCGTGATGGTGGTGGGCGAGGACAACAAGGCGGTCTACCGCGAAGTCACGCTCGGCGCATCGATCAACGGGCTGCGTGTCGTGAGCAAGGGCCTGAAGGCCGGCGATCGCGTGGTGGTCAACGGCCTGCAGCACATCCGCCCGGGTGCGCTGGTGGTGCCGCAGAACGTGACGATGGACGCCAAGGCGGACCCCAAGCAACAACAACCGGAACGCGTCGCGGAAGCCGCGAAGTCCTGA
- a CDS encoding efflux RND transporter permease subunit: MNLSKFFIDRPIFAGVLSLLILIAGLIALRGLPISEYPEVAPPSVVVRAQYPGANPKVIAETVATPLEEQINGVEGMLYMGSQATTDGVLTLTVTFRLGTDPDKAQQLVQNRVSQAEPRLPEEVRRLGITTVKSAPDLTMVVHLVSPNNRYDINYLRNYAVLNVKDPLARIEGVGQVQIFGGGDYSMRVWLDPQKVAQRGLSASDVVAAIRGQNVQAAAGVVGASPGLSGVDMQLSINAQGRLQSEEEFGDIIVKSGTDGAVTRLRDIGRLEMGAADYSLRSLLNNDPAVGMGVFQAPGSNALDISSNVRKTMAELNKNMPEGLEYRIAYDPTQFVRASIESVIHTLLEAIMLVVLVVILFLQTWRASIIPLLAVPVSVIGTFAVLHILGFSINALSLFGLVLAIGIVVDDAIVVVENVERNIEAGLTPREATYRAMREVSGPIIAIALVLVAVFVPLAFISGLTGQFYRQFAVTIAISTVISAINSLTLSPALAALLLRGHDAPKDALTRGMDKVFGWLFRGFNRLFSRGSEAYSGGVKSVISRKTLMLVIYLALIGVTFGLFKAVPSGFVPAQDKQYLIGFAQLPDGATLDRTDEVIQRMGEIMKKNPNVEDAIAFPGLSINGFTNSSNSGIVFATLKPFDQRKRADQSGGAVAGQLNGAFASIQDAFIVMFPPPPVAGLGTTGGFKLQIEDRASVGYDQMDAAVKAFMAKAQAAPELTGMFTSWQVNVPQLYADIDRTKARQLGVPVTDIFDTMQIYLGSLYANDFNKFGRTYSVRVQADAPYRARAEDVGMLKVRSTTGEMVPLAALMKVNSTFGPERAMRYNGYLAADINGGPAPGYSSGQAQDVITKIAAETLPKGVSFEWTELTYQEILAGNSAFLVFPLAILLVFLVLAAQYESLTLPIAIILIVPMGILAAMTGVWISGGDNNVFTQIGLIVLVGLSAKNAILIVEFARELEFAGRTPIQAAIEASRLRLRPILMTSLAFVMGVLPLVLSSGAGSEMRKAMGVAVFAGMIGVTAFGLFLTPVFYVLLRRLAGNRALKLHGEVPHGEEFVSAGHPVASAPSSHGGSGGGGLHPVPASPRPSHD; encoded by the coding sequence ATGAATCTCTCTAAATTCTTCATCGACCGGCCGATCTTTGCCGGCGTGCTGTCGCTGTTGATACTGATAGCCGGCCTGATCGCACTGCGCGGGCTGCCGATTTCCGAGTACCCGGAAGTCGCGCCGCCCTCGGTGGTGGTGCGCGCCCAGTATCCGGGCGCCAACCCGAAGGTGATTGCCGAAACCGTGGCCACGCCGCTCGAAGAGCAGATCAACGGCGTCGAAGGCATGCTCTACATGGGCAGCCAGGCGACCACCGACGGCGTGCTCACGCTCACCGTCACCTTCCGCCTCGGCACCGATCCCGACAAGGCACAGCAGCTGGTGCAGAACCGCGTCTCGCAAGCCGAGCCGCGCCTGCCGGAAGAAGTGCGCCGGCTCGGCATCACGACCGTCAAGAGCGCACCCGACCTGACGATGGTGGTCCACCTCGTTTCGCCGAACAACCGCTACGACATCAACTACCTGCGCAACTACGCGGTGCTGAACGTGAAGGACCCGCTCGCGCGCATCGAAGGCGTGGGCCAGGTGCAGATCTTCGGCGGCGGCGACTACTCGATGCGGGTCTGGCTCGATCCGCAGAAGGTCGCGCAGCGCGGCCTCTCGGCGAGCGACGTGGTGGCTGCCATCCGCGGCCAGAACGTGCAGGCCGCGGCCGGCGTGGTCGGCGCTTCGCCGGGCCTGTCGGGCGTGGACATGCAGCTGTCGATCAATGCGCAAGGGCGTCTGCAGAGCGAGGAAGAGTTCGGCGACATCATCGTCAAGAGCGGCACCGACGGCGCCGTGACCCGCCTGCGCGACATCGGCCGGCTGGAGATGGGCGCCGCCGACTACTCGCTGCGTTCGCTCCTGAACAACGACCCGGCCGTCGGCATGGGCGTGTTCCAGGCGCCGGGCTCCAACGCGCTAGACATCTCGTCCAACGTGCGCAAGACGATGGCCGAGCTCAACAAGAACATGCCCGAAGGCCTGGAATACCGCATCGCCTACGACCCGACGCAGTTCGTGCGCGCGTCCATCGAATCGGTGATCCACACGCTGCTCGAAGCCATCATGCTGGTGGTGCTGGTCGTGATCCTGTTCCTGCAGACCTGGCGCGCGTCGATCATTCCGCTGCTGGCCGTGCCGGTGTCGGTGATCGGCACCTTCGCGGTGCTGCACATCCTCGGTTTCTCGATCAACGCGCTGAGCCTGTTCGGGCTGGTGCTGGCGATCGGCATCGTGGTGGACGACGCCATCGTGGTGGTGGAGAACGTCGAGCGCAACATCGAGGCGGGGCTCACGCCGCGTGAAGCCACTTACCGCGCGATGCGCGAAGTGTCCGGACCCATCATCGCGATCGCGCTGGTGCTGGTGGCCGTGTTCGTGCCGCTGGCCTTCATCAGCGGCCTCACGGGCCAGTTCTATCGCCAGTTCGCGGTGACCATTGCGATCTCGACGGTGATCTCGGCGATCAACTCGCTCACGCTGTCGCCCGCGCTCGCCGCCTTGCTGCTGCGCGGCCACGACGCGCCCAAGGACGCGCTGACGCGCGGCATGGACAAGGTGTTCGGCTGGCTGTTCCGCGGCTTCAACAGGCTCTTCAGCCGTGGTTCGGAAGCCTACAGCGGCGGCGTCAAGAGCGTGATCTCGCGCAAGACGCTGATGCTGGTGATCTACCTCGCGCTGATCGGCGTGACCTTCGGCCTCTTCAAGGCCGTGCCCAGCGGCTTCGTGCCGGCGCAGGACAAGCAATACCTGATCGGTTTCGCCCAACTGCCCGACGGCGCCACGCTCGACCGCACCGACGAAGTGATCCAGCGCATGGGCGAGATCATGAAGAAGAACCCGAACGTGGAAGACGCCATTGCCTTCCCGGGCCTGTCGATCAACGGCTTCACCAACAGCTCGAACTCGGGCATCGTGTTCGCCACGCTCAAGCCCTTCGACCAGCGCAAGCGCGCCGACCAGAGCGGCGGTGCGGTGGCCGGGCAGCTCAACGGTGCCTTCGCCAGCATCCAGGACGCGTTCATCGTGATGTTCCCGCCGCCGCCGGTGGCGGGCCTGGGCACCACGGGCGGCTTCAAGCTGCAGATCGAAGACCGCGCCTCGGTCGGCTACGACCAGATGGACGCCGCAGTGAAGGCCTTCATGGCCAAGGCGCAGGCCGCGCCAGAGCTCACGGGCATGTTCACGAGCTGGCAGGTCAACGTGCCGCAGCTGTATGCCGACATCGACCGCACCAAGGCGCGCCAGCTCGGCGTGCCGGTGACGGACATCTTCGACACCATGCAGATCTACCTCGGCAGCCTGTATGCGAACGACTTCAACAAGTTCGGCCGCACCTACAGCGTGCGCGTGCAGGCCGATGCGCCTTACCGCGCCCGTGCCGAAGACGTGGGCATGCTGAAGGTGCGCTCGACCACGGGCGAGATGGTGCCGCTGGCCGCGCTGATGAAGGTCAACTCGACCTTCGGTCCGGAACGCGCCATGCGCTACAACGGCTACCTGGCCGCCGACATCAACGGCGGCCCGGCCCCCGGCTATTCGTCGGGCCAGGCGCAGGACGTGATCACCAAGATCGCGGCCGAGACGCTGCCCAAGGGCGTGAGCTTCGAGTGGACCGAGCTGACCTACCAGGAAATCCTGGCCGGCAACTCCGCCTTCCTGGTGTTCCCGCTGGCCATCCTGCTGGTGTTCCTGGTGCTGGCCGCGCAGTACGAGAGCCTGACGCTGCCGATCGCCATCATCCTGATCGTGCCCATGGGCATCCTGGCCGCGATGACCGGGGTATGGATATCGGGGGGTGACAACAACGTCTTCACGCAGATCGGGTTGATCGTGCTGGTGGGGCTGAGTGCGAAGAACGCGATCCTGATCGTGGAGTTTGCGCGCGAGCTCGAGTTCGCCGGCCGAACGCCCATACAAGCCGCGATCGAAGCCAGCCGCCTGCGCCTGCGCCCGATCCTCATGACCTCGCTGGCCTTTGTGATGGGCGTGCTGCCCCTGGTCCTGTCGAGTGGCGCGGGCTCGGAAATGCGCAAGGCGATGGGCGTGGCGGTGTTCGCCGGGATGATCGGCGTGACGGCCTTCGGCCTGTTCCTCACGCCGGTGTTCTATGTGCTGCTGCGCCGCCTGGCGGGCAACCGCGCGCTCAAGCTCCATGGCGAAGTGCCGCATGGCGAGGAGTTCGTCTCGGCGGGCCATCCGGTCGCCTCGGCACCGTCGTCCCACGGCGGTTCGGGCGGCGGCGGGCTGCATCCGGTGCCGGCCTCGCCGCGTCCTTCGCACGACTGA
- a CDS encoding efflux transporter outer membrane subunit, producing MKFAFQPLVRNALLPLVAALALAGCASVPSGVPEIQTTAQFKEQGAAPPAGWTRAAPSEAQARGAWWLAFNDPVLNALVEKADVNNNNIQAAAARLAEARALARSANADRMPQIGLGAGANRGAGLDKAMASTKPATMTNIGATFSYEVDLFGRLSGASNAAKLDAQSREALLQSTRLAVQAEVAQTYLQLRALDAERALVREQVEAYRDTLRLTQRRQQAGDIAELDVARVQTEVSSTESDALALDRQRAQVEHALAVLVGDSASSFGLRTDDWATALPAIPPGVPATVLTRRPDVSAAQNAVLAAQARVGVAQAAWFPDISLTGAAGYASPEIGDLFKWSARSWGVGALLSLPIFDGGRREAGVQGANAQLDGALANYRSQVLVAFQEVEDQLSAIRILQDQSTVQAQAVTSAQRATSLSDTRYRNGYISQLDLLDARRSELRNRRQALQVKSAQYQAAVGLIRAIGGGWEVPAATAEAQPQDGAGAVRTAAR from the coding sequence ATGAAATTCGCATTTCAACCTTTGGTCCGCAACGCTCTGCTGCCGTTGGTCGCAGCCCTGGCGCTGGCCGGCTGCGCGAGCGTGCCTTCCGGCGTGCCGGAGATCCAGACCACCGCCCAGTTCAAGGAGCAGGGCGCCGCCCCGCCGGCGGGCTGGACGCGTGCCGCGCCTTCCGAAGCGCAGGCGCGCGGCGCCTGGTGGCTGGCATTCAACGACCCGGTGCTCAATGCGCTGGTCGAGAAGGCCGACGTCAACAACAACAACATCCAGGCCGCGGCGGCGCGGCTGGCCGAGGCCCGCGCACTGGCGCGCAGCGCCAACGCCGACCGCATGCCGCAGATCGGCCTGGGCGCGGGCGCCAACCGCGGCGCGGGCCTCGACAAGGCCATGGCCAGCACCAAGCCGGCCACCATGACCAACATCGGCGCCACGTTCTCGTACGAAGTCGACCTGTTCGGCCGCCTCTCGGGCGCGAGCAATGCGGCCAAGCTCGATGCGCAGAGCCGCGAGGCACTGCTGCAGAGCACGCGCCTCGCGGTGCAGGCCGAGGTGGCCCAGACCTACCTGCAGCTGCGCGCGCTCGATGCCGAGCGCGCCCTGGTGCGCGAGCAGGTCGAGGCCTACCGCGACACGCTGCGCCTGACGCAGCGCCGGCAGCAGGCCGGCGACATCGCCGAGCTCGACGTGGCGCGCGTGCAGACCGAGGTGTCGTCCACCGAATCGGATGCGCTCGCGCTCGACCGGCAGCGCGCCCAGGTCGAGCATGCGCTGGCGGTGCTGGTGGGCGACTCGGCCTCGAGCTTCGGCCTGCGCACCGACGACTGGGCCACCGCGCTGCCGGCCATTCCGCCCGGTGTGCCGGCCACGGTGCTGACGCGCCGCCCGGACGTGTCGGCCGCACAGAACGCGGTGCTGGCGGCGCAGGCGCGCGTGGGCGTGGCGCAGGCGGCGTGGTTTCCGGACATCTCGCTGACTGGCGCGGCCGGCTACGCATCGCCCGAGATCGGCGACCTGTTCAAGTGGTCGGCCCGCTCGTGGGGCGTAGGTGCGCTGCTCTCGCTGCCGATCTTCGACGGCGGCCGCCGCGAAGCCGGCGTGCAGGGCGCCAACGCCCAGCTCGACGGCGCGCTTGCGAACTACCGCAGCCAGGTGCTGGTGGCGTTCCAGGAGGTCGAAGACCAACTGTCCGCCATCCGCATCCTGCAGGACCAGTCGACCGTGCAGGCGCAGGCCGTCACGTCGGCCCAGCGCGCGACCAGCCTGTCGGACACGCGCTACCGCAACGGCTACATCAGCCAGCTCGACCTGCTCGACGCCCGCCGCAGCGAATTGCGCAACCGGCGCCAGGCGCTGCAGGTGAAGTCGGCGCAGTACCAGGCGGCCGTGGGGCTGATCCGCGCCATCGGCGGCGGCTGGGAGGTGCCGGCCGCCACCGCAGAGGCGCAGCCCCAGGACGGGGCTGGCGCGGTACGGACCGCGGCGCGCTGA
- a CDS encoding cobyric acid synthase produces the protein MTTRCVMVLGTTSGAGKSWLATALCRWYARQGLKVAPFKAQNMSNNARVVDGGEIGSAQYFQALAARAVPDVRMNPLLLKPERDTHSQVVLMGQVSAELTAMPWRGRSERVWPQIAEALDALRAENDVVVIEGAGSPAEINLMASDIVNLRVARHADARCLLVTDIDRGGAFAHLYGTWALMPESDRALLRGFVLNKFRGDASLLAPAPQQLQSLTGIATVATLPMWWQHGLPEEDGVFDDRTSWTPTLGASGAVTRTVAVVAYPRISNLDEFQPLKNVPGLRLAWARTPADLAGADWIVLPGSKHTSGDLAWLRAQGLDRAIAAHAAGGGAVLGVCGGLQMLGEALVDPHGIDGNAPGLGLLPLVTVFEREKTVRHRAAVFGQLGGAWAALSNVPVAGYEIHHGQTAIHPQMAQDGRAVMPEGLAWQNARGNVLGLYLHGLFEDAAALHALFGAAVPTLDATFDGLADFIDNHFEAGVLQGLIA, from the coding sequence ATGACAACCCGATGCGTGATGGTTCTGGGCACGACCAGTGGCGCCGGCAAGAGCTGGCTGGCCACTGCGCTGTGCCGCTGGTATGCGCGCCAGGGCCTCAAGGTGGCGCCGTTCAAGGCGCAGAACATGAGCAACAACGCCCGCGTGGTCGACGGCGGCGAAATCGGCAGCGCGCAGTACTTCCAGGCGCTGGCCGCGCGCGCCGTGCCCGACGTGCGCATGAACCCGCTGCTGCTCAAGCCCGAGCGCGACACCCACAGCCAGGTGGTGCTGATGGGGCAGGTGAGCGCGGAACTCACGGCCATGCCCTGGCGCGGGCGCAGCGAGCGCGTCTGGCCGCAGATCGCAGAGGCGCTAGACGCGCTGCGCGCCGAGAACGACGTGGTGGTGATCGAAGGCGCCGGCTCGCCGGCCGAGATCAACCTGATGGCGAGCGACATCGTCAACCTGCGCGTGGCCCGCCATGCGGACGCCCGCTGCCTGCTGGTGACCGACATCGACCGCGGCGGCGCCTTTGCGCATCTGTACGGCACCTGGGCATTGATGCCCGAGAGTGACCGCGCGCTGCTGCGCGGCTTCGTGCTCAACAAGTTCCGCGGCGATGCCTCGCTGCTGGCGCCGGCGCCGCAGCAACTGCAGTCGCTCACCGGCATCGCCACCGTCGCAACGCTGCCGATGTGGTGGCAGCACGGCCTGCCGGAAGAAGACGGCGTGTTCGATGACCGGACCAGTTGGACCCCCACGCTCGGTGCGAGCGGTGCCGTGACCCGCACCGTGGCCGTCGTGGCCTATCCGCGCATCAGCAATCTCGACGAGTTCCAGCCGCTCAAGAACGTGCCCGGCCTGCGCCTGGCCTGGGCGCGCACGCCGGCGGACCTGGCCGGCGCCGACTGGATCGTGCTGCCCGGTTCCAAGCACACCAGCGGCGATCTCGCGTGGCTGCGCGCGCAGGGCTTGGACCGCGCCATCGCCGCACATGCGGCCGGCGGCGGTGCCGTGCTGGGCGTCTGCGGCGGCCTGCAGATGCTGGGCGAGGCACTGGTCGATCCGCACGGCATCGACGGCAATGCGCCCGGCCTGGGCCTGCTGCCGCTGGTGACCGTGTTCGAGCGCGAAAAAACCGTGCGCCACCGGGCTGCCGTCTTCGGCCAACTGGGCGGCGCATGGGCAGCGCTTTCGAACGTGCCGGTGGCCGGCTACGAGATCCATCACGGCCAGACCGCCATCCATCCGCAGATGGCGCAGGACGGCCGTGCCGTGATGCCCGAGGGCCTGGCCTGGCAGAACGCGCGCGGCAACGTGCTGGGTCTCTACCTGCACGGCCTGTTCGAAGACGCGGCCGCGCTGCACGCGCTCTTCGGCGCAGCGGTACCCACGCTCGACGCCACCTTCGACGGCCTGGCCGATTTCATTGACAACCACTTCGAGGCCGGCGTACTGCAAGGCCTGATCGCATGA
- the cobT gene encoding nicotinate-nucleotide--dimethylbenzimidazole phosphoribosyltransferase, translating into MTDNNQTIPSISDIHDGALAARLQAALDNKTKPLGALGRLESLALRIGLVLGSEMPVLEAPQMLVCAGDHGLAARGVSAFPSDVTWQMVENFLAGGAAVSVLARQHGLALTVVDCGVRRDFQARPGLVSRRIAAGTADASAGPAMTPAQCMQAIANGREVVRALPGNALLLGEMGIGNSSAAALLLARLAGLDIDGCTGSGTGLDAAGLARKRAVLREVLALHAAASEPLDALAAFGGFEIATLVGAVLQAAQERRVIVVDGFIASAAVLVAQALQPHVAQRCVAAHSSAEPGHALLLKHLGLEPLLNLDLRLGEGSGGALAWPLLESACRILREMASFEAAGVSRKDS; encoded by the coding sequence ATGACCGACAACAACCAAACCATTCCTTCCATTTCCGACATCCACGACGGCGCCCTTGCGGCGCGCCTGCAGGCGGCGCTCGACAACAAGACCAAGCCGCTCGGCGCGCTCGGCCGGCTCGAGAGCCTGGCCTTGCGGATCGGCCTCGTCCTGGGCAGCGAAATGCCGGTGCTCGAAGCACCCCAGATGCTGGTGTGCGCGGGCGACCATGGCCTGGCGGCACGGGGCGTCTCGGCCTTTCCGAGCGACGTGACCTGGCAGATGGTCGAGAACTTCCTGGCCGGCGGCGCGGCGGTCAGCGTGCTGGCGCGCCAGCATGGGCTGGCGCTCACGGTGGTCGACTGCGGCGTGCGGCGCGACTTCCAGGCCCGCCCGGGGCTGGTGTCGCGCCGCATCGCCGCCGGCACGGCCGACGCATCGGCCGGCCCGGCCATGACGCCGGCGCAATGCATGCAAGCCATTGCCAACGGCCGCGAGGTGGTGCGCGCACTGCCGGGCAATGCCTTGCTGCTCGGCGAGATGGGCATCGGCAACAGCTCGGCCGCGGCGCTGCTGCTTGCGCGGCTCGCGGGTCTGGACATCGACGGCTGCACCGGCTCCGGCACCGGCCTCGACGCCGCGGGGCTGGCGCGCAAGCGGGCGGTGCTGCGCGAAGTGCTGGCGCTGCATGCGGCTGCGAGCGAGCCGCTCGACGCACTCGCGGCGTTCGGCGGCTTCGAGATTGCCACGCTGGTGGGCGCGGTACTGCAGGCGGCGCAGGAGCGGCGCGTGATCGTGGTCGATGGCTTCATCGCGAGCGCCGCGGTGCTCGTCGCACAGGCGCTGCAGCCGCATGTGGCACAGCGCTGCGTGGCCGCGCACAGTTCGGCGGAACCCGGGCATGCGCTGTTGCTGAAGCACCTCGGCCTGGAGCCCTTGCTGAACCTGGACCTGCGCCTTGGCGAAGGCTCGGGCGGCGCGCTGGCCTGGCCGCTGCTCGAATCGGCCTGCCGCATCCTGCGCGAGATGGCCAGCTTCGAAGCCGCCGGCGTGTCGCGCAAGGACAGTTGA